One genomic region from Salipiger sp. CCB-MM3 encodes:
- the nrdF gene encoding class 1b ribonucleoside-diphosphate reductase subunit beta: MKDSVTSPAVPRAINWNRLQDEKDLEVWNRLTVNFWLPEKVPLSNDVQSWATLTEAEQRLTIRVFTGLTLLDTIQNSVGAPAMMPDAQTPHEESVLTNIAFMEAVHARSYSSIFSTLCSTREVDEAFRWSEENPHLQAKARAVLETYAAGSDPLKRKVASVFLESFMFYSGFYLPMYWSSRAKLTNTADLIRLIIRDEAVHGYYIGYKFQRALERESEERKAELKEYAFSLLFELYDIEARYTEELYDGIGLTEEVKAFLHYNANKALQNLGFEALFPPEAAEVNPAILAALSPDSENHDFFSGSGSSYVIGKAVATEDEDWDF, translated from the coding sequence ATGAAGGACAGTGTCACCTCCCCCGCCGTGCCGCGGGCGATCAACTGGAACCGGCTGCAGGACGAGAAGGACCTCGAGGTCTGGAACCGTCTGACCGTCAACTTCTGGCTGCCCGAGAAGGTGCCGCTGTCGAACGACGTGCAAAGCTGGGCGACGCTGACCGAGGCCGAGCAGCGGCTGACCATCCGGGTGTTCACCGGGCTCACGCTGCTGGACACCATCCAGAACAGCGTCGGCGCGCCGGCGATGATGCCCGATGCGCAGACCCCGCATGAAGAGTCGGTGCTGACCAATATCGCCTTCATGGAAGCGGTGCACGCGCGCAGCTACAGCTCGATCTTCTCGACGCTTTGCTCGACCCGTGAGGTCGATGAGGCCTTCCGCTGGTCGGAAGAGAACCCGCATCTGCAGGCCAAGGCGCGCGCGGTGCTGGAAACCTATGCCGCGGGCAGCGATCCGCTGAAGCGCAAGGTCGCCTCGGTGTTCCTCGAGAGCTTCATGTTCTACTCGGGCTTCTACCTGCCGATGTATTGGTCGAGCCGCGCCAAGCTGACCAACACCGCCGACCTCATCCGCCTGATCATCCGTGACGAGGCGGTGCATGGCTATTACATCGGCTACAAGTTCCAGCGCGCGCTGGAGCGCGAGAGCGAGGAGCGCAAGGCCGAACTGAAGGAATACGCCTTCTCGCTGCTGTTCGAGCTTTACGACATCGAGGCGCGTTACACCGAAGAGCTGTATGACGGCATCGGGCTGACGGAAGAGGTCAAGGCCTTCCTCCACTATAACGCGAACAAGGCGCTGCAGAACCTTGGTTTCGAAGCGCTTTTCCCGCCTGAAGCTGCCGAGGTGAACCCCGCTATTCTGGCCGCGCTGAGCCCTGACAGCGAGAACCACGACTTCTTCTCGGGCTCGGGTTCGAGCTATGTGATCGGCAAGGCCGTGGCCACCGAGGATGAAGACTGGGACTTCTGA
- a CDS encoding gluconate 2-dehydrogenase subunit 3 family protein — translation MTDLPGYPSRRGFLKASAAGVALSGLAASASAQEAPAPVSLDQYEREYLSADEWAFVMAATARLIPSEGDGPGAIEARVPVFIDRQLASDYGTADDWYMESPHDAAAEPARGWQTPLTPAEVYRQAIPAFDAWCQETHGAAFADLSPEQQDASLTSLQNGDVALANELREFWGLLLSNTKEGYFADPQYGGNQGMQSWVYIGFPGARAAYREWPERHNVKYPLGPVSISGERA, via the coding sequence ATGACCGATCTACCCGGATACCCGAGCCGCCGGGGCTTTCTGAAAGCCTCCGCCGCTGGTGTCGCCCTCTCGGGTCTCGCCGCCTCTGCCTCTGCGCAAGAAGCCCCGGCGCCCGTCTCCCTCGACCAATACGAACGCGAATATCTCAGCGCCGATGAATGGGCCTTTGTGATGGCTGCGACCGCGCGGCTCATCCCCTCCGAAGGCGATGGCCCCGGCGCGATCGAAGCGCGTGTGCCGGTGTTTATCGACCGCCAGCTTGCCAGCGATTACGGCACCGCCGACGATTGGTACATGGAAAGCCCGCATGACGCCGCCGCCGAGCCCGCGCGTGGCTGGCAGACGCCGCTGACCCCCGCCGAGGTTTATCGTCAGGCGATCCCCGCCTTTGACGCCTGGTGCCAAGAGACCCATGGCGCGGCCTTTGCCGATCTCTCGCCCGAACAGCAGGACGCCTCGCTCACCTCGCTGCAGAACGGCGACGTCGCGCTGGCCAACGAGCTGCGCGAGTTTTGGGGTCTGCTGCTGAGCAACACCAAGGAAGGCTATTTTGCCGACCCGCAATACGGCGGCAACCAAGGCATGCAGTCCTGGGTCTACATCGGCTTCCCCGGTGCCCGCGCGGCCTATCGGGAATGGCCCGAGCGCCACAACGTGAAATACCCGCTTGGTCCGGTCTCGATCAGCGGCGAAAGGGCATAA
- a CDS encoding GMC family oxidoreductase produces MARQEKKKDVVIVGLGWTGSIAGIELAQEGLDIVALERGHDQSTVPNFEYPQQIDELKYGVRLKMMQKPSQQTVTVRRNDGERALPYRSLGSFLPGNGVGGAGTHWNGLNWRPQEVEMRLRSYVEETFGEQIIPEGMNLADYPVSYDELEPFFTQFEKVAGISGYAGNLNGEIREGGNPFEGWRSEDFPMPPLPTTYDSAKFQEAAKAMGYHPFPASAGIASTSYVNPYGMQMGPCNFCGFCERYGCYQYSKSSPQTAILGALKRMPNFEYRTGSEVLRVELAEDGKTATGVTYWDEAAQEEVFQPADIVILSSYQLNNVHLMLLSGLGEAYNPLTGEGTLGKNYAYQMNGGVSMFFKDAEFNPFVGHGANGMVIDDFSISQNDFGAEGFIGGSYWRSGTFNGQPIRNMPLPKGTPSWGAGWKEGIGEWYGHAMSIGSHGSHMAYANNHLDLDPTYTDRHGRPLMRMTFNWQDNDLKMNQFMKSKMEPLAASMNPDIMQAGFKDIGAQYDVRPYQTTHNTGGHIMAENAQEGAVNRYSQTFKAHNVFAMGAGNFVQNTQYNPTGLVGGLAYHTVHAIRTQYLSNPRPLV; encoded by the coding sequence ATGGCACGTCAGGAAAAAAAGAAGGACGTGGTCATTGTCGGCCTCGGCTGGACCGGTTCGATCGCAGGCATCGAGCTGGCGCAGGAAGGCCTCGACATCGTCGCGCTGGAGCGCGGCCATGATCAGAGCACCGTCCCCAACTTCGAATACCCGCAGCAGATCGACGAGCTGAAATACGGCGTGCGTCTGAAGATGATGCAAAAGCCGAGCCAGCAGACCGTTACCGTGCGCCGCAACGATGGCGAACGCGCGCTGCCCTACCGCTCGCTTGGATCGTTCCTGCCCGGCAATGGCGTTGGCGGTGCCGGCACGCACTGGAACGGCCTCAACTGGCGTCCGCAGGAAGTCGAGATGCGTCTGCGCTCCTACGTCGAGGAAACCTTTGGCGAGCAGATCATTCCCGAGGGCATGAACCTTGCGGACTACCCGGTCAGCTACGATGAGCTCGAACCGTTCTTCACGCAGTTCGAGAAGGTCGCGGGCATCTCCGGCTATGCGGGCAACCTCAACGGCGAGATCCGCGAAGGCGGCAACCCGTTCGAAGGCTGGCGCTCGGAAGACTTCCCGATGCCGCCGCTGCCGACCACCTACGATTCCGCGAAATTCCAAGAAGCCGCCAAGGCGATGGGCTACCACCCGTTCCCGGCCTCGGCAGGCATCGCGTCCACGTCCTATGTGAACCCCTATGGGATGCAGATGGGGCCGTGTAACTTCTGCGGCTTCTGCGAGCGCTACGGCTGCTACCAATACTCCAAGTCCTCGCCGCAAACGGCGATCCTCGGCGCGCTGAAGCGCATGCCGAACTTCGAGTACCGCACCGGCTCGGAAGTGCTGCGCGTGGAACTCGCCGAAGACGGCAAGACCGCGACCGGCGTCACCTATTGGGACGAAGCGGCGCAGGAAGAAGTCTTCCAGCCCGCCGACATCGTGATCCTGTCGAGCTACCAGCTCAACAACGTGCACCTGATGCTGCTCTCGGGTCTGGGCGAAGCCTACAACCCGCTGACCGGTGAGGGCACGCTGGGCAAGAACTACGCCTACCAGATGAACGGCGGCGTCTCGATGTTCTTCAAGGACGCCGAGTTCAACCCCTTCGTCGGCCACGGTGCCAACGGCATGGTCATCGACGACTTCTCGATCAGCCAGAACGACTTCGGCGCCGAGGGCTTCATCGGTGGTTCTTACTGGCGCTCGGGCACGTTCAACGGCCAGCCGATCCGCAACATGCCGCTGCCCAAGGGCACGCCGAGCTGGGGCGCGGGCTGGAAGGAAGGCATCGGCGAGTGGTACGGCCACGCCATGTCGATCGGCTCGCATGGCTCGCATATGGCCTATGCGAACAACCACCTCGACCTCGATCCCACCTACACCGACCGCCACGGCCGTCCGCTGATGCGCATGACGTTCAACTGGCAGGACAACGACCTGAAGATGAACCAGTTCATGAAGTCGAAGATGGAGCCGCTGGCCGCTTCGATGAACCCGGACATCATGCAGGCCGGGTTCAAGGACATCGGTGCGCAATACGACGTGCGTCCCTATCAGACGACGCACAACACCGGTGGTCACATCATGGCCGAGAACGCGCAGGAAGGCGCGGTCAACCGCTACTCCCAGACCTTCAAGGCGCACAACGTCTTCGCCATGGGCGCGGGCAACTTCGTGCAGAACACCCAGTACAACCCGACCGGGCTTGTGGGCGGTCTGGCCTATCACACGGTGCATGCGATCCGTACGCAGTACCTCTCGAACCCCCGTCCGCTGGTCTGA
- a CDS encoding cytochrome c produces the protein MKTFLRIVGGLVVLGIVCLLAFIFVPVQRSAPAEELAANWEPEPGQGEYVMHASDCVACHTAEGGAPLAGGRAIASPMGTIWSTNITPDAETGIGEWSYDDFRAAMVDGIAKGGTLLYPAMPYENYRLMKEEDIRALYDYLMAEVEPVSKEVQETQLKFPFNLRFGIRAWNWLALTHDAGFNPVGASELQDRGQYLVEGPGHCAACHSPRTPFMAQDGVTADEDGFLTGGVIDGWNAPALRGEGSAPQAWSVGELADYLATGRNAHSAANGEMGLVVEHSLQYLTDEDNLAMAAFLKGMDGAEVETPETVADAGPIVTPDPEADDAGRETAEMLISADPEMPLGARLYTDNCIGCHFATGKGAPGIFPELQDNHLVTGSETKPLISVILNGAEVPGTAKRPMTLRMQGYADRMSDGEVAELATWLRKAWGNDAGAVSASDVAAVRGADATH, from the coding sequence ATGAAGACCTTTCTCCGCATTGTCGGCGGCCTCGTGGTTCTGGGCATCGTCTGCCTGCTCGCCTTCATCTTCGTGCCCGTGCAGCGTAGCGCACCGGCTGAGGAACTGGCTGCCAACTGGGAGCCCGAGCCCGGTCAGGGCGAATATGTGATGCATGCCTCGGACTGTGTGGCCTGCCACACCGCCGAGGGTGGCGCGCCGCTTGCCGGTGGCCGCGCCATCGCCTCGCCCATGGGCACCATCTGGTCGACCAACATCACCCCCGACGCCGAGACCGGCATCGGCGAGTGGTCCTATGACGACTTCCGCGCGGCCATGGTCGACGGCATCGCCAAGGGCGGCACCCTTCTTTATCCGGCGATGCCCTATGAGAACTATCGCCTGATGAAGGAAGAGGACATTCGTGCCCTTTATGACTACCTCATGGCAGAGGTCGAGCCGGTGTCGAAAGAGGTGCAGGAAACGCAGCTGAAGTTCCCCTTCAACCTGCGCTTCGGCATCCGCGCGTGGAACTGGCTGGCGCTGACCCATGACGCCGGGTTCAACCCGGTGGGCGCGTCCGAACTGCAGGACCGAGGTCAGTATCTCGTCGAAGGCCCCGGCCACTGCGCCGCGTGCCACAGCCCCCGCACCCCCTTCATGGCGCAGGACGGTGTGACGGCGGATGAGGACGGCTTCCTCACCGGCGGCGTCATCGACGGCTGGAACGCGCCGGCGCTGCGCGGCGAAGGCTCTGCTCCGCAGGCGTGGAGCGTGGGCGAGCTGGCGGACTATCTTGCCACCGGCCGCAACGCGCATTCCGCCGCCAACGGCGAGATGGGCCTCGTGGTCGAGCACTCGCTGCAGTATCTGACCGATGAGGACAACCTCGCCATGGCCGCCTTCCTCAAGGGGATGGATGGTGCAGAAGTCGAGACCCCCGAGACTGTCGCTGATGCAGGCCCGATCGTGACCCCGGATCCGGAAGCGGACGATGCGGGCCGCGAAACCGCAGAGATGCTGATCTCGGCGGATCCCGAAATGCCGCTGGGCGCGCGTCTCTACACCGACAACTGCATCGGCTGCCACTTTGCCACCGGCAAGGGCGCTCCGGGCATCTTCCCGGAACTGCAGGACAACCATCTGGTGACGGGCTCGGAAACCAAGCCGCTGATCTCGGTGATCCTGAATGGTGCCGAGGTGCCGGGCACGGCCAAGCGTCCGATGACGCTGCGCATGCAGGGCTATGCCGACCGAATGTCGGATGGCGAAGTGGCCGAGCTGGCGACATGGCTGCGCAAGGCATGGGGCAACGACGCGGGTGCGGTAAGCGCCAGCGATGTGGCCGCAGTACGCGGCGCTGACGCGACGCACTGA
- a CDS encoding FepA family TonB-dependent siderophore receptor — MASARARLASGTAVFLLSAVPLTPVLAQDFTLGDEAEYELGTIVLTAEEQIKQALGTSTITEEDLQKQPVVNDVAEIIRKMPGVNLSGTSPSGQRGNQRQVDIRGMGPENVLILIDGKPVLSRTSVKQGRSGERDTRGDTNWVPAEMVESIEVIRGPAAARYGSGAAGGVVNIITKQPDEDLLQLSTFFDVPESSSEGMTQRYNVLWAKRLTDTLGLRFSGSYNKTDGDDTDINEAEAECSTDEDTGEESCYSDSGNEGVINKDASLRLSWEPSDINRFDVDLGWSRQGNIYAGDTLLGNGIGNDSREDVNELAEDGSETNSMERYTFGVTHNGSYGWGETMSYLQFERTINERLSEGGAGGSEGAINSQSDWDIVTLNALSAKHESYLNHSTLGRPSALTLGAEARYEMLDLSGYNSFATVESDDFDPASGDELTEQATLGLYLEDNIEWTDKLTLTPSVRLDYADTFGYNWSGGLNASYAINSAWTIKGGVAKAFKSPTLYQLADNYVYVTSGNGCPYPYYRDGPCYVLSNPDLKPETSINKEIGIQYTGMNGMNATLTYFHNDYRDKIQSGTEQVGTASVYQRGAWRDGRLYQWENIPQSRVQGLEGSFATPIGEDFNLRVNGTYMIESVQQLELEGGGSVEVPLSLVPEYTINAALDWQANERMTVTPSLTHYGKIEATSYSATTGYEEDDTEDRDPYTLVNLGMSYQFDNGFNLKAGVTNLFNTEILRSGDGANTYNEPGRAYYFGLTKTF; from the coding sequence ATGGCATCCGCACGTGCGCGGCTGGCCTCTGGCACAGCCGTCTTTCTTCTGTCCGCCGTCCCGCTGACCCCGGTGCTGGCGCAGGATTTCACCCTCGGCGACGAGGCCGAGTATGAGCTCGGCACAATCGTTCTGACCGCCGAAGAACAGATCAAACAGGCCTTGGGCACCTCGACCATCACCGAGGAAGACCTGCAGAAGCAGCCGGTCGTCAACGATGTGGCCGAGATCATCCGCAAGATGCCCGGCGTCAACCTCAGCGGCACCTCGCCGTCGGGCCAGCGCGGCAACCAGCGGCAGGTCGACATCCGCGGCATGGGCCCTGAGAACGTGCTGATCCTGATCGACGGCAAGCCGGTGCTGTCGCGCACCTCGGTCAAGCAGGGCCGCTCGGGCGAGCGCGACACCCGCGGCGACACCAACTGGGTGCCCGCCGAAATGGTCGAAAGCATCGAGGTCATCCGCGGCCCGGCAGCGGCCCGCTATGGTTCGGGCGCGGCGGGCGGCGTGGTGAACATCATCACCAAGCAACCCGACGAAGATCTGCTGCAGCTCAGCACCTTCTTCGATGTGCCCGAAAGCAGCAGCGAGGGCATGACCCAGCGCTACAACGTGCTCTGGGCAAAGCGTCTGACCGACACACTCGGCCTGCGCTTCTCGGGCAGCTACAACAAGACCGATGGCGACGACACCGACATCAACGAGGCCGAAGCCGAGTGCTCGACGGATGAGGATACCGGCGAGGAAAGCTGTTATTCCGACTCCGGCAACGAGGGGGTGATCAACAAGGACGCCTCGCTGCGTCTCAGCTGGGAGCCCAGCGATATTAACCGTTTCGATGTCGATCTGGGCTGGTCGCGTCAGGGCAACATCTATGCGGGCGACACGCTGCTCGGCAATGGCATCGGCAACGACTCGCGCGAGGACGTGAACGAACTGGCCGAGGATGGCTCCGAGACCAACTCCATGGAGCGCTACACCTTCGGCGTCACTCACAACGGCAGCTACGGCTGGGGTGAGACGATGAGCTATCTGCAGTTCGAGCGCACGATCAACGAGCGCCTCTCCGAAGGCGGCGCGGGCGGCAGCGAAGGCGCGATCAACTCGCAGAGCGACTGGGACATCGTGACCCTGAACGCCCTCTCGGCGAAACATGAAAGCTACCTCAACCACAGCACGCTGGGCCGCCCGTCGGCGCTGACGCTGGGCGCCGAGGCGCGCTATGAGATGCTGGACCTCAGCGGTTACAACTCGTTCGCCACGGTGGAATCCGACGACTTCGATCCGGCCAGCGGCGATGAGCTCACCGAGCAGGCGACGCTTGGCCTCTACCTCGAAGACAACATCGAGTGGACCGACAAGCTGACGCTGACCCCCTCGGTCCGCCTCGATTACGCCGACACCTTTGGCTACAACTGGTCGGGCGGGCTCAATGCCTCCTACGCGATCAACTCCGCTTGGACGATCAAAGGCGGCGTGGCCAAAGCGTTCAAATCGCCGACGCTCTACCAGCTGGCCGACAACTACGTCTATGTGACCTCGGGCAATGGCTGCCCCTATCCCTATTACCGCGACGGGCCGTGCTACGTGCTGTCGAACCCGGACCTGAAGCCCGAGACCTCGATCAACAAGGAAATCGGCATTCAGTACACCGGCATGAACGGTATGAACGCCACGCTGACCTATTTCCACAACGACTACCGCGACAAGATCCAGTCGGGCACCGAACAGGTCGGCACGGCCTCGGTCTATCAGCGCGGCGCGTGGCGGGATGGGCGCCTGTACCAGTGGGAGAACATTCCCCAGTCGCGGGTGCAGGGTCTGGAGGGCAGCTTTGCCACCCCGATCGGCGAGGACTTCAACCTTCGCGTCAACGGCACCTATATGATCGAGTCGGTCCAGCAGCTCGAGCTTGAGGGTGGCGGCTCGGTCGAAGTGCCGCTGTCGCTGGTTCCCGAGTACACGATCAACGCCGCCTTGGACTGGCAGGCGAACGAGCGCATGACCGTGACGCCCTCGCTGACCCACTACGGCAAGATCGAGGCCACGAGCTACAGCGCCACCACGGGCTATGAAGAGGATGACACCGAGGACCGCGATCCCTACACGCTGGTCAATCTCGGCATGTCCTATCAGTTCGACAACGGCTTTAACCTGAAGGCCGGGGTGACCAACCTCTTCAACACCGAGATCCTGCGCTCGGGCGACGGGGCCAACACCTACAACGAGCCGGGGCGGGCCTATTACTTCGGCCTGACCAAGACGTTCTGA
- the glpK gene encoding glycerol kinase GlpK encodes MTLILAIDQGTTSTRAILFDDKLQVTASAQEEFPQHFPQSGWVEHDPLDLWSTTAATCRAVVEKAGVGADDIAAIGITNQRETTLVWEKDTGKPIHNAIVWQDRRTSEMCRKLRDEGFEETVTEKTGLLLDPYFSATKLAWILDRVEGARERAEKGELLFGTVDSWLVWKLTGGAVHATDATNAARTMLYNIREGRWSEAICKRLNIPTKMLPEVRDCDANFGECRADLFGRPIPILGIAGDQQAATIGQACFQPGMVKSTYGTGCFALLNTGDTPVVSQNRLLTTIAYRIGGKTTYALEGSIFVAGAVIQWLRDGLQVIRHAAESQPLAEAADPAQELVLVPAFTGLGAPYWNADCRGAIYGLTRNSGPAEFARAALESVGYQTRDLIEAMKADWSAAHGDVEMAALRVDGGLSASDWGMQYLSDILDAPVERPTVLETTAMGAAWLAGQKAGLMPGMEAFAEAWAREARFEPQMEAALRERKYAAWRRAVAATMDFGAPGEGTAPAE; translated from the coding sequence ATGACCCTCATCCTCGCCATCGACCAAGGCACCACCTCGACCCGCGCGATCCTCTTTGACGACAAGCTGCAGGTCACCGCCTCGGCGCAGGAGGAGTTCCCGCAGCATTTCCCGCAAAGCGGCTGGGTCGAACATGATCCGCTCGATCTGTGGTCCACCACCGCCGCCACCTGCCGCGCGGTGGTCGAGAAAGCGGGCGTCGGCGCGGATGACATCGCGGCCATCGGCATCACCAACCAGCGCGAGACCACGCTGGTGTGGGAGAAGGACACCGGCAAGCCGATCCACAACGCCATCGTCTGGCAGGATCGCCGCACCTCCGAGATGTGCCGCAAGCTGCGCGACGAGGGTTTCGAAGAGACGGTCACCGAAAAGACCGGCCTGCTGCTCGACCCCTATTTCTCGGCGACCAAACTGGCGTGGATCCTCGACCGGGTGGAGGGCGCGCGCGAACGGGCAGAGAAGGGCGAGCTGCTCTTTGGTACGGTCGACAGCTGGCTGGTGTGGAAACTGACCGGCGGCGCGGTGCATGCCACCGACGCCACCAATGCCGCCCGCACCATGCTCTACAACATCCGCGAGGGCCGCTGGTCCGAGGCGATCTGCAAGCGGCTGAACATTCCCACCAAGATGCTGCCCGAGGTGCGCGATTGCGACGCGAACTTCGGCGAGTGCCGCGCCGATCTCTTCGGGCGCCCGATCCCGATCCTCGGTATCGCGGGCGATCAGCAGGCGGCGACGATCGGGCAGGCGTGCTTTCAGCCCGGCATGGTCAAATCCACCTATGGCACCGGCTGTTTTGCCTTGCTCAACACCGGCGACACGCCCGTGGTCTCGCAAAACCGGCTGCTGACCACCATCGCCTATCGCATCGGCGGCAAGACCACCTATGCGCTCGAAGGCTCGATCTTCGTGGCAGGCGCGGTGATCCAATGGCTGCGCGACGGGCTGCAGGTGATCCGCCATGCCGCCGAAAGCCAGCCCTTGGCCGAAGCGGCAGACCCGGCGCAAGAGCTTGTGCTGGTGCCCGCCTTCACTGGCCTTGGCGCGCCCTATTGGAATGCCGACTGCCGGGGGGCGATCTATGGGCTCACCCGCAACTCCGGCCCCGCCGAGTTCGCCCGCGCCGCGCTGGAAAGCGTCGGTTATCAGACCCGCGACCTGATCGAGGCGATGAAGGCCGACTGGAGCGCGGCGCATGGCGATGTGGAGATGGCGGCGCTGCGCGTCGACGGCGGGCTCAGCGCGTCAGACTGGGGGATGCAGTATCTGTCGGATATTCTCGACGCGCCGGTCGAACGGCCCACGGTGCTTGAGACCACGGCCATGGGCGCCGCGTGGCTGGCCGGGCAAAAGGCGGGGCTGATGCCGGGTATGGAAGCCTTTGCGGAGGCATGGGCGCGCGAGGCGCGGTTCGAGCCGCAGATGGAGGCGGCGCTGCGCGAGCGCAAATACGCCGCATGGCGACGCGCGGTCGCGGCGACCATGGATTTCGGCGCACCGGGCGAGGGGACCGCGCCCGCCGAATAA
- a CDS encoding ABC transporter substrate-binding protein — protein sequence MNLKTTTAMALALGLLSGPAFADMEAATAFLDAEIGDLSAISREDQEAEMQWFVDAAQPFQGMEIKVVSETITTHEYESQVLAPAFEKITGIKITHDLIGEGDVVEKLQTQMQSGENIYDAYVNDSDLIGTHWRYQQVRNLTDWMENEGAEVTSPTLDLEDFIGTQFTTAPDGKLYQLPDQQFANLYWFRYDWFTDPVIMAEFEEKYGYELGVPVNWSAYEDIAEFFTGRNIDGQDIFGSMDYGKKDPSLGWRYTDAWMSMAGMGDKGEPNGLPVDEWGIRVNENSQPVGACMSRGGAANSPAAVYAVDKAIEWLNKYSPPSAMGMTFSEAGPVPAQGNIAQQMFMYTTFVASLVEPGLPVMNEDGTPKWRLAPSPHGVYWEDGMKVGYQDVGSWTLMKSTPEDRAKAAWLYAQFVTSKTVDAKKSHVGLTFIRESSIQDESFTERAPKLGGLVEFYRSPDRVRWSPTGTNVPDYPKLAQLWWQNIGDAMSGAKPAQEALDSLCSDMERVMERLERAGIQGDLGPVMNEEKDAEEWLSMEGSPKPKIENEREEPKTVSYDELVASWQ from the coding sequence ATGAACCTTAAGACAACGACAGCCATGGCGCTTGCGCTTGGCCTGCTGAGCGGGCCGGCCTTTGCCGACATGGAGGCGGCCACAGCCTTCCTCGATGCGGAGATCGGCGATCTGTCGGCGATCTCGCGTGAGGATCAGGAAGCCGAAATGCAGTGGTTCGTCGACGCGGCCCAGCCGTTCCAGGGCATGGAGATCAAGGTGGTCTCGGAGACGATCACCACGCATGAATACGAAAGCCAGGTGCTTGCCCCGGCCTTCGAGAAGATCACCGGCATCAAGATCACCCATGACCTCATCGGCGAGGGCGACGTGGTCGAGAAGCTGCAGACGCAGATGCAGTCGGGCGAGAACATCTATGACGCCTATGTCAACGACAGCGACCTGATCGGCACCCATTGGCGCTATCAGCAGGTGCGCAACCTCACCGACTGGATGGAGAACGAGGGCGCCGAGGTGACCAGCCCGACGCTCGATCTTGAGGATTTCATCGGCACCCAGTTCACCACCGCGCCGGACGGCAAGCTCTACCAACTGCCCGACCAGCAGTTCGCCAACCTCTATTGGTTCCGCTACGACTGGTTCACCGATCCCGTGATCATGGCCGAGTTCGAAGAGAAATACGGCTACGAGCTGGGTGTGCCGGTCAACTGGTCAGCCTATGAGGACATCGCCGAGTTCTTCACCGGCCGGAACATCGACGGGCAGGACATCTTCGGCTCGATGGATTACGGCAAGAAGGACCCCTCGCTTGGCTGGCGCTACACCGATGCGTGGATGTCGATGGCCGGCATGGGCGACAAGGGCGAGCCGAACGGCCTGCCGGTCGACGAATGGGGCATCCGGGTGAACGAGAACTCGCAGCCCGTGGGCGCCTGCATGTCGCGCGGCGGCGCGGCCAACAGCCCGGCGGCGGTCTATGCCGTCGACAAGGCGATCGAGTGGCTCAACAAATACTCGCCGCCCTCAGCCATGGGCATGACCTTCTCCGAGGCCGGCCCGGTTCCGGCGCAGGGCAACATCGCACAGCAGATGTTCATGTACACCACTTTCGTCGCGTCGCTGGTCGAGCCCGGCCTGCCGGTGATGAACGAGGATGGCACGCCCAAGTGGCGCCTCGCCCCGTCGCCGCATGGCGTCTACTGGGAAGACGGCATGAAGGTCGGCTATCAGGACGTGGGCTCGTGGACGTTGATGAAGTCCACCCCCGAGGACCGCGCCAAGGCCGCATGGCTCTATGCGCAGTTCGTCACCTCCAAGACCGTGGACGCGAAGAAGAGCCACGTTGGCCTGACCTTCATCCGCGAAAGCTCGATCCAGGACGAGAGCTTCACCGAGCGCGCGCCGAAGCTGGGCGGCCTCGTCGAGTTCTACCGCTCGCCGGACCGCGTGCGCTGGTCGCCTACGGGCACCAACGTGCCGGACTACCCCAAGCTGGCGCAGCTGTGGTGGCAGAACATCGGCGACGCGATGTCGGGCGCGAAGCCCGCACAGGAAGCCCTCGACAGCCTCTGCTCTGACATGGAGCGGGTGATGGAGCGCCTCGAGCGCGCCGGCATTCAGGGAGATCTGGGCCCGGTGATGAACGAGGAGAAAGATGCCGAAGAGTGGCTCTCGATGGAAGGCTCGCCGAAGCCGAAGATCGAGAACGAGCGTGAGGAGCCCAAGACGGTTTCTTACGACGAACTCGTCGCCTCGTGGCAGTGA